In one Paenibacillus sp. JQZ6Y-1 genomic region, the following are encoded:
- a CDS encoding ABC transporter substrate-binding protein translates to MKQRVDNNKAINEMKEMKEMRGMKEIAWNAALSKPAISKPSISTPSIKHSSKRLRLPSWKSGCSLLLLSTFLLTTACGSSGSTPAAADSKSSSAETASTGPVEIEFWYGLGGKLGDNMKKMIDDFNASQKDVIVKGVVQADYDETSQKLQAAIASGQVPAAVLSSNVEWAKKGYYAPMDELIAADSDFNKDDFVQTFLNQGQVDGKQYFLPMYGTTQVMYYRKDALKQAGIDPASLTTWEALSAAAAKMTKKENGKTTFYGWEPMWGADNMMDAVLSKGGSVLSADGKTVTINTPEWIDTWEMFRKWIHEDQIMTIHSGGQGWEYWYKTIDDVMKNKAAGYTGSSGDQGDLNFKIVGAMEQPGWQGVGEGKPVANAIMAGIPAQASPEQQQAAFKWLTYFSKASNTAKWSMNTGYIAVRQSALDDAAFKAFSAKNPQIEVPLKQASHASAPFQDPTGGKITDALKVAADQVQINNVPAAQALQEAQQKAQQELDRANR, encoded by the coding sequence ATGAAACAACGAGTTGATAATAATAAAGCGATCAACGAAATGAAAGAGATGAAAGAAATGAGAGGAATGAAAGAGATCGCATGGAATGCAGCACTATCCAAACCCGCAATATCTAAACCTTCTATATCAACGCCATCCATCAAACATTCTTCCAAACGTCTACGTCTGCCAAGCTGGAAATCGGGTTGCTCGCTGCTCCTGTTATCGACGTTTCTGCTGACGACAGCTTGTGGTTCTTCTGGTAGTACACCAGCTGCCGCGGATAGCAAGTCCAGCAGTGCGGAAACCGCGTCCACAGGTCCAGTTGAAATCGAGTTCTGGTACGGATTGGGCGGCAAGCTGGGCGACAATATGAAAAAGATGATCGACGACTTTAACGCATCCCAGAAGGACGTGATTGTCAAAGGCGTCGTGCAGGCAGATTATGATGAAACCTCGCAAAAGCTGCAAGCTGCTATCGCTTCGGGTCAGGTACCCGCTGCTGTTCTCAGCTCCAACGTAGAATGGGCGAAAAAAGGCTATTACGCGCCAATGGACGAGCTGATTGCTGCTGATTCTGATTTTAACAAAGACGACTTCGTGCAAACTTTCCTCAATCAAGGGCAGGTAGACGGCAAGCAATATTTCCTACCGATGTATGGTACCACGCAGGTCATGTACTACCGCAAGGATGCACTGAAACAAGCAGGCATCGATCCGGCAAGTCTGACTACATGGGAAGCTTTATCGGCTGCGGCTGCCAAAATGACCAAAAAGGAAAACGGCAAAACGACCTTCTACGGCTGGGAGCCGATGTGGGGGGCGGACAATATGATGGATGCCGTACTGAGTAAGGGCGGCAGCGTACTGAGTGCCGATGGCAAGACGGTAACAATCAACACGCCGGAATGGATCGATACATGGGAGATGTTCCGCAAGTGGATTCACGAAGATCAGATTATGACGATTCACTCTGGCGGGCAAGGCTGGGAATACTGGTACAAAACGATTGATGATGTGATGAAAAATAAAGCTGCTGGTTATACCGGTTCGAGCGGGGATCAGGGCGATCTGAACTTCAAAATCGTCGGTGCCATGGAGCAACCGGGCTGGCAAGGCGTGGGTGAAGGTAAACCAGTCGCAAATGCGATTATGGCGGGCATTCCTGCGCAAGCAAGCCCAGAGCAGCAGCAGGCTGCTTTTAAATGGCTAACCTACTTCTCCAAAGCCTCCAATACGGCAAAATGGTCGATGAATACGGGATATATCGCAGTCCGCCAGTCTGCACTGGATGATGCGGCATTCAAAGCATTTAGCGCCAAAAATCCACAAATCGAAGTACCGTTAAAACAAGCATCTCACGCTTCCGCGCCATTCCAAGATCCAACAGGTGGCAAAATTACCGATGCGCTGAAGGTAGCGGCAGATCAGGTACAGATTAACAACGTGCCAGCCGCTCAGGCATTGCAGGAAGCACAGCAAAAAGCACAACAGGAGCTGGATCGTGCCAACCGCTGA
- a CDS encoding carbohydrate ABC transporter permease, whose product MSEKRAAFSFSTWVRYALLTVVALTMAFPFYWMVMSGLKTNDEIFRFPPTFWPEQMIWRNYTDAWHAAPFARYMFNSMFVGASIALLQVINSAMMSYALTHMQFRLKGLFTGMVLLGYMIPSTAVYLPSYLVLSKLHLLDSYSGLILSNCVSVFSIFLIRQAFMQISHELVEAGQLDGASHFRILWTMIVPLAKPTFAVMMLITFIEQYNNYFWPMLITKSPDLQLVSAGLRSFFVEGGAYGLKWPQIMAASAFTIAPLLLLFLFTQKTIMESVNMSAGVNKS is encoded by the coding sequence ATGAGTGAAAAGCGTGCAGCATTCTCATTTTCTACGTGGGTTCGTTATGCGCTGCTCACAGTTGTGGCATTGACGATGGCGTTTCCGTTTTACTGGATGGTGATGAGTGGCTTGAAGACGAATGACGAAATCTTCCGCTTCCCACCAACCTTTTGGCCAGAGCAGATGATTTGGCGCAATTATACGGATGCGTGGCATGCGGCTCCATTTGCCCGCTATATGTTCAATAGTATGTTCGTTGGCGCGTCGATTGCGCTACTGCAGGTGATCAATTCGGCGATGATGTCGTATGCGCTCACTCATATGCAATTTCGGTTAAAAGGGCTGTTTACCGGCATGGTGCTGCTTGGCTATATGATCCCAAGCACAGCGGTGTATTTACCGAGTTATCTGGTGCTGAGTAAGCTGCATTTGCTGGACAGCTACAGCGGATTGATTCTGTCCAACTGTGTGAGTGTATTCTCGATTTTTCTGATTCGACAAGCGTTTATGCAGATTTCACATGAACTGGTAGAAGCCGGGCAGTTGGATGGTGCGTCCCACTTTCGTATTTTGTGGACGATGATCGTACCGCTGGCAAAACCGACCTTTGCCGTGATGATGCTGATTACGTTTATCGAGCAGTATAATAACTATTTCTGGCCGATGCTGATTACGAAGAGCCCCGATCTGCAACTCGTATCTGCTGGACTACGCAGCTTCTTTGTGGAAGGGGGAGCGTATGGACTGAAATGGCCGCAAATTATGGCAGCAAGCGCATTTACGATTGCACCACTACTGCTGCTGTTTCTATTTACCCAGAAGACAATTATGGAGAGCGTCAATATGTCCGCAGGTGTGAACAAAAGCTGA
- a CDS encoding carbohydrate ABC transporter permease has translation MREGEALLFTMPAVIPLLIFWLGPLGYILYLSFTDWDFMSPDKEFVGLGNYSYLLGNPDFYQALKVTLLFGLGSVLPIMIGGLLLALLMNSKLRGSGIYRALIFSPWVTPTVAVSIVWSWIFQPDVGYANHVLSWFGIAGIGWLQDSHWALIAVLIVTLWKSIGWAMIFYLVALRNLPNDLLEAASMDGAGAWTRFRYLTLPLISPTTFFLAVILIIQSLQAYDQINVMTQGGPAGSTRTLLYMYYQAAFEAFDVGQASAVAVIIILICVLLSLVSFLLGRRMVHYQ, from the coding sequence ATGCGGGAGGGCGAGGCACTGCTGTTTACGATGCCAGCGGTCATACCATTGCTTATCTTCTGGCTAGGTCCGCTCGGATACATATTGTATTTAAGCTTCACGGATTGGGACTTTATGAGCCCAGACAAGGAATTTGTCGGCTTGGGCAATTACAGCTACTTGCTTGGCAATCCTGACTTTTACCAAGCGCTCAAGGTGACGCTGCTATTCGGTCTGGGCAGTGTGCTACCGATTATGATTGGCGGATTATTGCTGGCGCTACTCATGAACAGCAAGCTGCGCGGTTCCGGTATCTATCGGGCGCTGATCTTCTCGCCGTGGGTTACGCCGACGGTAGCGGTTTCGATTGTCTGGTCGTGGATTTTTCAGCCGGATGTTGGATATGCGAACCATGTACTAAGCTGGTTTGGCATTGCAGGTATTGGCTGGTTGCAGGATTCACATTGGGCGCTCATTGCTGTGCTGATCGTGACGCTGTGGAAGTCGATTGGGTGGGCGATGATCTTTTATCTAGTGGCACTGCGTAATTTGCCAAACGATCTGTTGGAAGCTGCCTCGATGGATGGTGCGGGGGCATGGACGCGGTTTCGATATTTGACACTGCCGCTCATCTCGCCAACGACTTTTTTCTTAGCGGTCATTCTAATTATTCAATCCTTGCAGGCGTATGACCAGATTAATGTGATGACGCAGGGAGGACCAGCGGGATCGACGCGGACGTTGCTGTATATGTATTATCAGGCGGCTTTTGAAGCCTTTGACGTAGGGCAGGCATCGGCAGTAGCCGTCATTATCATTCTGATCTGCGTGCTGCTATCGCTAGTATCCTTTTTGCTTGGACGGAGGATGGTGCATTACCAATGA
- a CDS encoding GbsR/MarR family transcriptional regulator encodes MVEKEKNVQDTKETNMAHSSKHQQLRAEIIDSIAQTMDLYGVNHSFGELYGIMYFEDRPMTLEEMKDSMNMSKSNMSYAVRSLVQSRMITKLDDKRDRRDQYQAETDYFKTFQNFFGSRLQREIDVMTSSLEQVIPQLSQLILAHDTSAEERETGLRDLHKLQHAQQYYEWLQHFVDQLQAGAYFPSKPEQE; translated from the coding sequence ATGGTGGAAAAGGAAAAAAATGTACAGGATACGAAGGAAACGAATATGGCTCATTCATCCAAGCATCAACAGTTACGTGCGGAAATCATCGACTCTATTGCGCAGACGATGGATTTGTACGGTGTGAATCATTCATTTGGCGAGCTGTACGGTATTATGTATTTTGAAGATCGACCGATGACGCTGGAAGAGATGAAGGATAGCATGAATATGAGCAAAAGCAATATGAGCTATGCCGTGCGCTCTCTCGTGCAGTCGCGCATGATTACCAAGCTGGACGACAAGCGCGATCGCCGCGATCAGTATCAAGCGGAAACCGATTATTTTAAAACCTTTCAAAACTTCTTCGGTAGCCGGTTACAGCGTGAGATTGATGTGATGACCTCCAGTCTAGAGCAGGTCATTCCGCAATTATCGCAACTGATTCTCGCTCACGATACATCTGCCGAAGAACGCGAAACCGGTCTGCGCGATCTACATAAGCTGCAACATGCACAGCAATATTATGAATGGTTACAGCATTTTGTAGATCAATTGCAGGCTGGGGCGTACTTTCCATCGAAGCCTGAGCAGGAATAG
- a CDS encoding aldo/keto reductase family protein, whose product MKYRNLGNTGLKVSEISLGSWLTYGTAAEQQAADLCIRTAFEAGINFFDTANAYNRGEGEKAIGAALASYERSSYVLSTKVFFPMGDGPNDRGLSRKHIMEQCEASLKRLGTDYIDIYFCHRFDQETPTEETLRALDDLTAQGKILYAAVSEWSATQITEAAAIGERLRLRPLAANQPIYNLFERYIEQEVLPVSQQYGLGQVVFSPLAQGVLTGKYKPGQAPASGTRAADDSVNQVIRSYFRDDVLSVVAELNDLAASMDVTLSQLALAWVLRQPGVSSAIIGASKPQQIHENVEAVNITLNTETLEQIDSIMEKISDFAPMR is encoded by the coding sequence ATGAAATACCGTAATCTAGGAAACACTGGTTTGAAGGTTAGTGAAATCTCACTGGGCAGCTGGTTAACGTACGGCACAGCCGCTGAACAACAGGCAGCCGATCTGTGCATCCGCACCGCCTTTGAAGCAGGGATTAATTTTTTCGATACGGCAAACGCTTACAATCGTGGTGAAGGCGAAAAAGCAATTGGTGCGGCGCTGGCAAGCTATGAGCGCTCTAGCTATGTACTAAGCACAAAGGTCTTTTTCCCTATGGGCGATGGACCCAATGATCGTGGTCTGTCACGCAAGCATATTATGGAGCAATGCGAAGCCAGTCTGAAGCGACTGGGTACGGATTATATTGATATTTATTTCTGTCACCGCTTTGATCAGGAGACACCAACCGAAGAAACACTGCGCGCACTCGACGATCTAACAGCACAAGGGAAAATTCTGTATGCTGCGGTTAGTGAATGGTCAGCTACTCAGATTACCGAGGCTGCTGCAATCGGTGAGCGGTTGCGTCTGCGTCCACTCGCGGCGAATCAGCCAATCTACAATCTGTTTGAACGTTATATCGAGCAGGAAGTATTGCCAGTATCCCAGCAATATGGGCTTGGTCAAGTTGTCTTCTCCCCGCTGGCGCAAGGCGTATTGACTGGCAAATACAAGCCGGGGCAAGCACCAGCATCCGGTACGCGTGCAGCTGACGATTCGGTCAATCAGGTAATCCGCAGCTATTTCCGTGACGATGTGCTAAGTGTAGTCGCTGAGCTGAACGATCTAGCTGCAAGCATGGACGTCACCTTATCGCAATTGGCATTGGCTTGGGTACTGCGTCAACCGGGCGTAAGCTCTGCGATTATCGGTGCGAGCAAGCCGCAGCAGATTCATGAAAATGTAGAAGCGGTAAATATAACATTGAACACCGAAACGCTAGAACAGATCGACAGTATTATGGAGAAAATCAGCGATTTCGCACCGATGCGCTAA
- a CDS encoding O-acetyl-ADP-ribose deacetylase yields MKKLVINGVTIEAVQGDITREQVDAIVNAANSSLLGGGGVDGAIHRAGGSAILEDCYRIRDRQGGCPTGEAVITTAGHMPAKHVIHTVGPVWNGGDQLEPDLLRNCYVHSLQLADEHQLKSISFPNISTGIYGYPKSEAAKIAVHVVQQYAETGNGSVTHIRFVCFDNDNLTLIEQQLDALSHGAREE; encoded by the coding sequence ATGAAGAAGCTTGTCATTAATGGGGTTACCATTGAAGCAGTACAAGGAGACATTACGCGTGAACAGGTCGATGCTATCGTCAATGCTGCCAACTCTAGTCTACTGGGCGGAGGCGGTGTGGATGGAGCGATTCATCGTGCAGGCGGTTCAGCGATTCTAGAGGATTGCTACCGCATCCGCGACCGTCAGGGCGGCTGTCCAACAGGCGAAGCGGTGATTACCACGGCGGGGCATATGCCAGCAAAGCATGTCATTCATACCGTCGGTCCCGTATGGAACGGCGGCGATCAGCTAGAACCGGATTTGCTGCGTAATTGCTATGTCCACTCTCTACAGCTGGCGGATGAGCATCAATTGAAAAGTATTTCGTTTCCTAATATCAGTACAGGCATCTACGGCTATCCGAAGTCGGAAGCTGCGAAGATTGCCGTACACGTTGTTCAGCAATATGCGGAAACTGGCAATGGCAGTGTGACGCATATCCGCTTCGTTTGCTTTGACAATGATAATCTGACGCTGATTGAACAGCAGCTGGATGCATTGAGTCATGGCGCGAGAGAGGAATGA
- a CDS encoding galactokinase, with product MSILTSKAADYVQQQPVQDLLVKLYGEEERSEQTKRYEQLLEQFGQHFGEQQVHLFSASGRVEIGGNHTDHNHGKVLAGSIHLDTIAAAASTEQQEIVFVSEGYEGEFRVNLDDLSSGQNENATILLVKGIVDGFVQQGYKVGGFHAYITTNVLSASGLSSSASFEMLIGAILNTLYNEGQLDAVALSKIGRYAENRYWNKPSGLLDQMSCAYGGLVSIDFADPQQPVIEAVPYDFYEKGYSLLIVSTGGNHADLTEDYASVPNEMFAVAKQLGAEVCRDITLEQVYANLPALREQAGDRAVLRAMHFLEENGRVDQQVDALRRDDVEGFLKLLTASGNSSWKWLQNCYRDSDHHDQSVAVALAITEVFLQRIGDGACRLHGGGFAGVILAAVPNEHAAAYEQTIKDTLGTSIFRVRVREHGAFCLNDLLEG from the coding sequence ATGAGTATTTTGACATCCAAAGCGGCAGATTATGTACAGCAGCAGCCGGTACAGGATTTGCTGGTGAAATTATATGGGGAAGAGGAACGTTCGGAGCAGACGAAGCGCTACGAACAGCTGTTAGAGCAGTTTGGACAGCATTTTGGAGAGCAGCAGGTTCACCTGTTCAGCGCATCAGGACGTGTGGAGATTGGCGGCAATCATACCGACCATAACCACGGTAAAGTACTGGCAGGCAGTATCCATCTGGATACGATCGCAGCCGCGGCATCGACCGAGCAGCAGGAGATCGTATTTGTATCCGAGGGATATGAAGGCGAATTTCGTGTGAATCTAGATGATTTGAGTTCTGGTCAAAATGAAAACGCTACAATCTTGCTCGTGAAAGGCATCGTTGACGGATTTGTGCAGCAGGGTTACAAAGTAGGCGGATTCCATGCGTATATCACGACGAATGTGCTGTCTGCATCCGGTCTAAGCTCGTCTGCTTCTTTTGAAATGCTGATCGGGGCTATTCTTAACACATTGTACAATGAAGGACAATTGGATGCGGTAGCATTATCGAAGATTGGGCGTTATGCGGAAAATCGCTATTGGAACAAGCCATCTGGCTTGCTGGATCAAATGTCTTGTGCGTATGGTGGACTGGTGTCGATTGATTTTGCCGATCCACAACAACCCGTCATCGAAGCGGTGCCGTATGACTTTTATGAAAAAGGCTATTCACTGCTGATCGTCAGCACAGGCGGAAACCATGCCGATCTGACGGAGGATTATGCAAGCGTGCCAAACGAAATGTTCGCCGTAGCCAAACAGCTGGGCGCAGAGGTATGCCGCGATATTACGTTGGAGCAGGTATATGCGAATCTGCCAGCGTTGCGTGAGCAGGCGGGAGATCGTGCAGTTCTGCGTGCGATGCACTTCTTGGAGGAGAATGGGCGTGTAGATCAACAGGTGGATGCACTACGTCGCGATGATGTAGAGGGTTTCCTGAAGCTGCTGACCGCGTCCGGTAACTCGTCGTGGAAATGGCTGCAAAACTGCTATCGCGATTCGGATCATCATGATCAGAGTGTAGCGGTAGCGCTGGCGATTACTGAGGTATTCCTGCAACGTATCGGTGACGGCGCATGTCGTCTGCATGGCGGCGGATTCGCTGGTGTCATTCTGGCAGCAGTGCCAAATGAACATGCTGCTGCCTATGAGCAGACCATTAAGGACACGCTGGGTACTTCCATTTTCCGTGTACGTGTGCGTGAGCATGGCGCGTTCTGTCTGAACGATCTGCTGGAAGGGTAA
- a CDS encoding bifunctional alpha,alpha-trehalose-phosphate synthase (UDP-forming)/trehalose-phosphatase, with protein MSKIIFVSNRLPVTVKKNESELQYSKSIGGLATGLKSYHEQGDTVWAGWPGIASDNLNEDEQKQINQELQDEYNCLPIFLSDDEIEQYYEGFCNETIWPLFHYFTNMTEYNEETWEAYKRVNQKFFDSIDDIIEPNDTIWIHDYQLMLLPQLIREKYPDTQIGFFLHIPFPSFEIYRLLIWREEILRGLLGANLIGFHTYDYVRHFLSSVRRLLGKEHNLYKINYETYSVQVEAFPMGIDYDFFAKSSGTDNLSNEARDFIESTKTVQNIISVDRLDYTKGLPERIKAFRQFLQKYPEYHEKVRLNLIVAPSRVGVEAYDELKNEIEGLVSSVNGEFGTLSWMPVWFFFRTFSQEDLIAFYRNSDVLLVTPLRDGMNLVAKEYIAARSDYKGMLVMSETAGAASELGEAVIVNANDYGAIAAGIKTALDMPDHEKIERNKMLHRRISRYNVKFWADEFLEALKATAESQVETKDVVDIRSEPSNVEKAYNESQKRVLFLDYDGTLVGFKPTPDQAKPDEELRTILTELCEDPNNTVVIITGRDRDVMQNWLGDLNLYIIASHGLWLREPGGDWKMTMSVDNDWKESVRHVLEMYTDRTPGSLIEEKEYSLAWHYRQSEPEMAELKRNELREALISITQSMSLGILEGNKVLEIKDTRMNKGHGAHQMLQGKDYDFIFGVGDDHTDEDLFTAMPKDSFSIKVGAGNTNANYRLKSFRNIRQLLKRFIELSRKETNASK; from the coding sequence ATGAGTAAAATTATTTTTGTATCTAACCGTTTACCTGTGACTGTGAAAAAAAACGAGTCCGAACTTCAATACAGCAAAAGTATCGGTGGTCTCGCTACCGGTTTGAAAAGCTACCATGAGCAGGGTGACACCGTTTGGGCGGGCTGGCCGGGTATTGCAAGCGACAATCTGAATGAAGACGAACAGAAACAGATCAACCAGGAGCTTCAAGATGAATACAACTGTTTGCCAATCTTCCTGTCGGACGATGAGATTGAACAGTATTATGAAGGCTTTTGTAACGAAACGATCTGGCCGCTGTTCCACTACTTTACGAATATGACTGAATATAACGAAGAAACGTGGGAAGCATACAAGCGTGTGAACCAGAAGTTCTTCGATTCGATTGACGATATTATCGAGCCGAATGATACGATCTGGATTCATGACTATCAGCTGATGCTGCTGCCACAATTGATTCGTGAAAAATACCCGGATACGCAGATCGGCTTCTTCCTGCATATTCCGTTTCCTTCCTTTGAAATCTATCGCCTGCTGATCTGGCGTGAAGAGATTCTGCGCGGTCTGCTCGGTGCGAATCTAATCGGCTTCCATACTTATGATTACGTGCGTCACTTCCTGAGCAGTGTACGTCGACTGCTAGGTAAAGAACATAACCTGTACAAAATCAATTACGAAACGTATTCCGTACAAGTCGAAGCATTCCCAATGGGCATTGACTACGACTTCTTCGCCAAATCGTCTGGTACAGACAATCTGTCCAACGAGGCACGCGACTTTATCGAAAGCACCAAAACGGTACAAAACATCATTTCCGTCGACCGTCTGGATTATACGAAAGGGTTGCCTGAGCGTATCAAAGCGTTCCGTCAATTCCTGCAAAAATATCCAGAATACCATGAAAAAGTACGTCTCAATCTCATCGTCGCTCCATCTCGCGTTGGTGTAGAAGCGTACGATGAGCTAAAAAATGAGATCGAAGGTCTGGTCAGCTCGGTTAATGGTGAATTTGGTACATTGAGCTGGATGCCAGTTTGGTTCTTCTTCCGTACATTCAGTCAGGAAGACCTGATCGCCTTTTACCGGAACAGCGATGTGCTGCTCGTTACGCCGCTGCGCGACGGTATGAACCTCGTTGCCAAAGAATACATCGCTGCACGTAGCGATTACAAAGGCATGCTGGTTATGAGTGAAACCGCCGGTGCTGCTAGTGAACTGGGCGAAGCAGTAATCGTCAATGCTAACGACTACGGCGCGATTGCAGCTGGTATCAAAACCGCGCTGGATATGCCGGATCACGAGAAAATTGAACGCAACAAAATGCTGCATCGCCGCATTTCGCGTTATAACGTGAAATTCTGGGCGGACGAATTCCTTGAAGCACTCAAAGCTACAGCGGAATCCCAAGTCGAAACGAAAGACGTGGTCGATATTCGTTCCGAGCCGTCCAATGTGGAAAAAGCATACAATGAATCGCAAAAACGCGTGCTGTTCCTTGATTACGATGGCACACTGGTTGGCTTCAAGCCAACGCCAGATCAGGCGAAGCCGGATGAGGAGCTGCGTACCATTCTGACTGAATTGTGCGAAGATCCGAACAACACAGTCGTTATTATTACTGGTCGTGACCGCGATGTCATGCAGAACTGGCTAGGCGATCTGAATCTGTACATTATCGCTTCTCATGGTCTGTGGTTGCGTGAACCGGGTGGCGACTGGAAGATGACGATGAGCGTGGACAACGATTGGAAAGAATCGGTGCGTCACGTACTCGAAATGTACACTGACCGTACACCGGGTTCTCTGATTGAGGAAAAAGAATACTCGCTCGCATGGCATTATAGACAAAGTGAGCCAGAAATGGCAGAACTGAAGCGTAATGAATTGCGCGAAGCGCTCATTTCGATCACCCAGTCCATGAGCCTTGGTATTTTGGAAGGCAACAAGGTACTGGAGATCAAGGATACGCGTATGAACAAAGGTCACGGTGCGCATCAGATGCTGCAAGGAAAAGATTACGACTTTATCTTCGGTGTCGGTGATGATCATACGGATGAAGACCTGTTCACCGCAATGCCAAAGGATTCGTTCTCGATCAAGGTGGGTGCAGGCAATACCAATGCTAACTACCGCCTAAAATCGTTCCGCAATATTCGTCAGCTGCTCAAGCGTTTCATCGAATTGAGCCGCAAGGAAACCAACGCAAGCAAATAA
- a CDS encoding YceI family protein, with amino-acid sequence MMNKKTRNWLIAIVAIVVIVGIGGYTFLKSYMGNNVAIESVVPTESASAEGTTSTTTGQSVTGSELNGNWAINESTSKVYFSVTTSQETVNFVDNKVSGTWNVNVDDPSQMTSEGQIDMSAIDSGNSQRDGHVKEADFFDVSQFPNATFKATSFENVPTEWASGATNEFKMTGTLTVKGVEKEATFDMKSVYQDGQLLLSGTTKVTFADFGMTNPHSVVLSTENDINVQLELVLDKK; translated from the coding sequence ATGATGAACAAAAAGACAAGGAACTGGTTAATCGCCATTGTAGCAATTGTTGTGATTGTAGGAATCGGAGGCTACACTTTTCTGAAAAGCTATATGGGTAACAATGTAGCTATCGAAAGTGTTGTACCAACTGAAAGTGCGTCCGCAGAAGGCACAACATCGACAACGACTGGTCAGAGTGTAACGGGAAGTGAACTGAACGGCAATTGGGCAATCAATGAATCTACGTCCAAAGTATACTTCTCTGTAACGACTTCGCAGGAAACGGTTAACTTTGTCGATAACAAAGTTAGTGGTACATGGAATGTGAATGTAGACGATCCATCCCAAATGACGAGTGAAGGTCAAATCGACATGAGCGCCATCGATTCCGGCAACTCGCAACGTGACGGTCACGTCAAAGAAGCGGACTTCTTCGATGTAAGCCAATTCCCGAATGCAACCTTCAAAGCGACTTCATTTGAAAATGTACCGACCGAATGGGCATCCGGTGCAACCAATGAATTTAAAATGACAGGTACGTTGACAGTAAAAGGTGTAGAAAAAGAAGCAACCTTTGATATGAAAAGTGTATACCAAGATGGTCAATTGCTACTGTCTGGTACAACAAAAGTTACCTTCGCCGACTTCGGCATGACGAACCCTCACTCCGTTGTACTGAGCACAGAGAACGACATCAATGTTCAGCTGGAATTGGTACTGGATAAAAAATAA
- a CDS encoding response regulator transcription factor, with protein sequence MNLILIVEDEPGIARVLSAYLKKAGFEVVHAADGITALELFKQHSPALVLLDVMLPGMDGWELLQLIREQGACPVIMLTARDGIEDRLSGLDGGADDYMTKPFMPEEVVARVNAVLRRRPYMNDRNSKRHFGNLVIDYAAKCAYLNGAEVGLSPRDLSLLLFLSEYPNRTFTRDHLIEQVWGMDYEGSDRAVDLSVKRLRQLLSNWSSDVGEIRTLRGMGYQFWINE encoded by the coding sequence ATGAATTTGATTTTGATTGTAGAAGACGAACCGGGGATTGCCCGCGTCTTATCCGCTTATTTAAAAAAGGCAGGGTTTGAGGTAGTTCATGCTGCGGATGGCATCACTGCATTGGAGTTGTTCAAGCAGCATAGTCCTGCACTCGTTTTACTGGATGTGATGCTGCCGGGTATGGATGGCTGGGAATTGTTGCAGCTGATCCGTGAACAAGGCGCCTGCCCTGTCATTATGCTAACGGCACGCGATGGAATTGAGGATCGACTGAGTGGTCTAGACGGCGGTGCTGATGATTATATGACCAAGCCGTTTATGCCCGAAGAAGTAGTTGCGCGCGTCAATGCCGTGCTGCGTCGCCGACCGTATATGAACGACCGTAATAGCAAGCGTCACTTTGGCAATCTAGTGATTGATTATGCTGCCAAATGCGCTTATTTGAACGGTGCGGAGGTTGGTCTTAGTCCGCGGGATCTGTCGCTGCTCCTCTTCCTGTCGGAATATCCGAACCGCACCTTTACACGCGATCATCTGATCGAACAAGTCTGGGGCATGGATTACGAAGGCAGTGACCGTGCAGTCGATCTGTCGGTCAAACGGCTACGCCAGCTACTGTCCAACTGGTCGTCCGATGTGGGCGAGATTCGCACTTTACGAGGAATGGGGTATCAATTTTGGATCAACGAGTGA